The following proteins come from a genomic window of Candidatus Methylomirabilota bacterium:
- a CDS encoding metal ABC transporter substrate-binding protein produces MRKLLRTSLRLWLACLIGALLLGLPAEVAAKKIRVMGSSSDMIAIAQEIAKDRMTGYSPFAGNQEPELFIEEVFPSWAMRAARADLYIQIGLFADIWAKTLLVDSRNHRVFPGEVGHVDASKGVQVLEVPTWKIDRSRGEIHIQGNPHYLLDPLNAKVVADNILRGLIRISPENTDFFQKNANDFKARVDRAMERWQQKARPLRGKKVAAYHKTWSYLAHRFGFEVVGYCEPKPGIEPSPRELHDLIETMKREKATLIIHAPAYSPRIPEFVAGQVGGKVLKLPAHVGGVPEAKDYFALFDYLLGALTEGLQ; encoded by the coding sequence ATGAGGAAATTGCTGCGGACAAGTTTAAGGCTGTGGCTTGCGTGTCTTATCGGAGCCCTGCTCCTCGGCTTACCGGCCGAGGTGGCGGCCAAGAAGATCCGGGTCATGGGCAGCTCCTCCGATATGATTGCGATTGCCCAAGAGATCGCGAAGGACCGCATGACGGGCTACAGCCCCTTCGCCGGCAACCAGGAGCCAGAACTCTTTATTGAGGAGGTCTTCCCGAGCTGGGCCATGCGTGCGGCGAGGGCGGACCTCTACATCCAGATCGGCCTCTTTGCCGACATTTGGGCAAAGACACTCCTCGTCGACTCACGGAATCATCGGGTCTTTCCCGGTGAAGTCGGCCACGTGGACGCTTCGAAAGGAGTCCAAGTCCTTGAGGTCCCCACGTGGAAGATCGACCGGTCCCGGGGCGAGATCCACATCCAAGGCAACCCGCACTATCTTCTAGATCCGCTCAACGCCAAGGTCGTTGCCGATAACATCCTCCGGGGGCTTATCCGGATCTCGCCGGAGAACACCGATTTCTTCCAAAAAAATGCTAACGACTTCAAGGCGAGAGTCGATCGGGCGATGGAGCGCTGGCAACAGAAAGCCCGGCCACTCAGGGGAAAGAAGGTAGCCGCCTACCACAAGACCTGGTCCTACCTGGCCCACCGCTTTGGATTCGAGGTGGTCGGCTACTGCGAGCCCAAGCCCGGCATCGAACCCTCTCCCCGAGAGCTCCATGACCTGATCGAGACCATGAAACGCGAAAAGGCCACCCTGATCATCCACGCACCGGCCTATAGCCCCCGAATTCCCGAGTTCGTCGCCGGCCAGGTCGGCGGCAAGGTCCTGAAGTTACCGGCGCATGTGGGTGGGGTTCCTGAGGCGAAGGATTACTTCGCCCTCTTTGACTATTTGCTTGGGGCTTTGACGGAGGGACTCCAATGA
- a CDS encoding metal ABC transporter permease: protein MIEILQQPFFQNALMAGIVVALMCSFLGVYVLLKRVVFVGFALSHIASAGVAFALLLGTSPLLSALAFSLGGVAFFSQVPARRKVPMEAVIGASYILAAAVAIICVAKYPVGEARTLRILFGNILSVETGELVILALVFILIAVVHFLFYKEFLFVSFDFETAQAHGLNARFWNLLLYLTLGIAIAAAIRSMGVLLVFAFLVAPPITARLLADRMERMFLLAMAFGALSVPIGLYFAFVIDLPTGTAIAATTMAILLLVLLVTSLLATARLRRVAALVAVGAFILSPPHLALATSQQDDIKKLQQEMESLKETIRKLQEQMEAQAEIIHHQQATAPQAQSPPSKPNPPPPPAPEEQQSGILRQLGGLVFNPEMRVEGNFIFNNTWGRNRDPEADGFASDRFSIKEVELGFRSEIDPFARFEAIISAKNLLTFGEDGERSVNAEVELEEALLTLTRLPLGLQANLGLFRTRFGEFNDGDPDELPEVDSPNVIVNLFGNEGEGWVDTGIAANYQLANPWTDDMTHVLWFGIFNGDNDVAFQGGAFDRPVWFGRFETFYEVSSSAGAELGLAFAQGHREEEAMTLRTTLANVHFEFDYRDPVLVYGKGFNFLGEFFLSDIEDVNGGTTRSYGGYALGQYLFARGWSIGARFDYSQCPGFENSICRNNFEDPDLPFVPGDGREWAISPILIYQPSRFLQFRAQYKHTNRDFDKNSDEIMLQALFIAGFERPEPF from the coding sequence ATGATCGAGATACTCCAGCAGCCTTTCTTTCAAAACGCCCTGATGGCCGGGATCGTGGTGGCGTTGATGTGCTCCTTCCTCGGGGTGTACGTCCTGTTGAAGCGGGTCGTCTTTGTTGGCTTTGCCCTGTCACACATCGCCTCGGCCGGTGTTGCCTTTGCCTTGCTTCTCGGGACAAGTCCCCTCCTCTCCGCCCTCGCCTTCAGCCTGGGCGGGGTCGCCTTTTTCTCCCAGGTTCCTGCCCGCCGCAAGGTGCCGATGGAAGCAGTAATCGGGGCAAGCTACATCCTCGCCGCGGCCGTCGCGATCATCTGCGTTGCCAAGTATCCCGTCGGGGAGGCCCGGACCCTCCGCATCCTCTTCGGAAACATTCTGTCGGTCGAGACGGGCGAGCTCGTCATCCTTGCCCTTGTTTTCATCCTCATCGCCGTGGTCCATTTCCTCTTTTACAAGGAGTTTCTCTTCGTCTCCTTCGACTTCGAGACAGCCCAGGCCCACGGCCTCAACGCCCGCTTCTGGAACCTCCTGCTCTACCTCACCTTAGGGATCGCCATCGCTGCCGCCATCCGGTCGATGGGGGTCCTGCTGGTCTTTGCCTTTCTGGTGGCCCCGCCGATCACTGCCAGGCTCCTTGCCGACCGCATGGAGCGCATGTTCCTCCTGGCCATGGCCTTCGGCGCCCTCTCGGTCCCCATCGGTCTCTACTTCGCATTCGTCATTGACCTGCCGACGGGGACCGCCATTGCAGCCACCACCATGGCCATCCTCCTCCTGGTTTTGCTGGTAACATCGCTCCTCGCCACGGCCCGCCTTCGGCGGGTCGCCGCCCTCGTCGCGGTCGGGGCGTTCATCCTGAGTCCTCCCCATCTTGCGCTCGCTACCAGCCAGCAGGATGATATTAAAAAGCTCCAGCAAGAGATGGAGAGCCTCAAGGAGACGATCCGTAAGCTGCAAGAGCAGATGGAGGCGCAGGCAGAGATCATCCACCACCAGCAGGCAACCGCGCCGCAGGCCCAGTCACCTCCTTCAAAACCCAACCCCCCTCCCCCACCAGCTCCCGAGGAGCAGCAATCCGGGATCCTTCGGCAACTCGGAGGCCTGGTTTTCAATCCCGAGATGCGGGTCGAGGGGAATTTCATCTTTAATAACACCTGGGGAAGAAATCGGGACCCGGAAGCCGACGGATTTGCGTCGGACCGCTTTAGTATCAAGGAGGTCGAGCTCGGGTTCCGTTCAGAGATCGATCCCTTCGCCCGGTTTGAGGCGATCATTTCGGCCAAGAACCTCCTTACGTTTGGCGAGGATGGAGAGCGAAGCGTCAATGCGGAGGTCGAATTGGAGGAAGCCCTCCTCACCCTCACCCGTCTCCCCCTGGGCCTTCAGGCCAACCTGGGGCTCTTTCGCACCCGTTTCGGGGAGTTCAACGACGGTGACCCCGATGAGCTCCCGGAGGTCGATTCCCCGAACGTCATCGTCAACCTCTTCGGCAATGAGGGGGAAGGGTGGGTGGATACCGGGATCGCCGCCAACTATCAGCTCGCCAACCCCTGGACCGACGATATGACCCACGTCCTCTGGTTCGGGATCTTCAACGGGGACAACGATGTCGCCTTCCAGGGGGGTGCGTTCGACCGGCCGGTCTGGTTCGGCCGGTTCGAGACGTTCTACGAGGTGAGCTCCAGCGCCGGGGCGGAGCTTGGCCTTGCCTTCGCCCAGGGGCATCGTGAGGAAGAAGCCATGACCCTTCGCACGACGTTAGCCAACGTCCACTTCGAGTTCGACTACCGGGACCCGGTCCTGGTTTACGGCAAGGGCTTTAACTTCTTGGGAGAGTTCTTCCTCTCCGACATTGAAGATGTGAACGGAGGGACCACTCGGAGCTACGGAGGCTACGCCCTTGGCCAATACCTGTTCGCCCGGGGGTGGTCCATCGGCGCCCGCTTTGATTATTCGCAGTGCCCGGGCTTCGAAAACTCCATCTGTCGTAATAATTTTGAAGATCCCGATCTGCCATTCGTCCCAGGCGACGGTCGGGAGTGGGCGATCTCGCCCATTCTGATTTATCAACCAAGTCGGTTCCTCCAGTTCCGGGCACAGTACAAGCACACGAACCGAGACTTTGATAAGAACTCGGATGAAATCATGCTGCAGGCCCTGTTCATCGCCGGGTTTGAGCGGCCCGAACCGTTCTAG
- a CDS encoding metal ABC transporter ATP-binding protein yields MGASLIEFRGVDLGYGLTRVFHDLSFTIEEGDFFAGVGPNGAGKTTILKAILGILKPQQGQIRFTQTKAGPLTFGYVPQERDLDPIFPLSALEVVLMGRTKRLGPWRRPGKEDQTIALTSLDQAGIAHLAQMPFQELSGGQKQRVLIARALAGEPDVLVLDEPTAGMDLPSERSIMDLLGQLHDAARLTIVMVTHNLNVVANYAKQLAIIDCKRGLFVLGAIKEILTDENLTRLYSVAVRVQEIEGRKIILTGGEP; encoded by the coding sequence GTGGGAGCGAGCCTGATCGAGTTCAGGGGGGTCGATCTCGGGTACGGCCTCACCCGGGTCTTTCACGACCTCAGCTTCACCATCGAAGAGGGGGATTTCTTCGCCGGCGTCGGGCCGAACGGGGCGGGGAAGACGACCATCCTGAAGGCCATCCTGGGGATCCTCAAACCCCAGCAGGGCCAGATCCGTTTTACACAGACAAAGGCCGGACCACTCACCTTCGGTTACGTGCCCCAAGAGAGGGACCTGGACCCGATCTTCCCCCTCTCGGCCCTCGAAGTCGTCCTGATGGGCCGGACCAAGCGTTTAGGTCCCTGGAGGAGGCCTGGGAAGGAGGACCAGACAATCGCCCTCACGAGCCTGGACCAGGCGGGGATCGCCCACCTGGCCCAGATGCCTTTTCAGGAGCTGTCGGGAGGCCAAAAACAGCGAGTCCTCATCGCACGGGCCCTGGCGGGTGAGCCCGATGTGCTCGTTCTGGACGAGCCGACCGCCGGGATGGACCTGCCGTCCGAACGAAGCATTATGGATCTGTTGGGACAGCTTCACGACGCAGCGCGGCTGACGATCGTGATGGTGACCCATAATCTGAACGTCGTCGCCAACTATGCCAAGCAGCTTGCCATCATCGACTGTAAGCGAGGACTCTTTGTCCTCGGCGCCATCAAGGAGATCCTGACCGATGAGAACCTAACACGCCTATACAGCGTTGCGGTACGGGTCCAAGAAATCGAGGGGAGGAAAATAATCCTGACAGGAGGTGAGCCATGA
- a CDS encoding creatininase family protein, with product MGTEEVGPVLNIQKLGWWAVREKLKTEGGDTILIPVGSCERHGNPYTPLGLDGMVTKSVVERAARQADVLHTPVMPFGYTPHHMGKANEGTGTISLAVETYRRLLLDIGRSLIFHGFNKIIFVSFHSFNVTNAEEVLFALRNRTGAFAAFYGGRETPEAQRILECPEDQMAGDLEASMTLALLDPEEAGRPEDYARTFTIHAPKWLGPAFSKRPGTGMALGFQGQENIWIAMEDYEFVDPPAGAEERPSQASRDKGLKLLDALSGHLAAFVLEVKKLAITAENRDFPDRVR from the coding sequence ATGGGTACGGAGGAGGTCGGGCCGGTGCTCAACATCCAGAAGTTAGGGTGGTGGGCGGTTCGGGAAAAACTGAAGACTGAAGGAGGAGATACGATCCTCATTCCAGTCGGCAGTTGCGAGCGCCATGGAAATCCGTACACCCCTCTCGGACTCGATGGGATGGTGACCAAGAGTGTGGTCGAGCGGGCCGCTCGCCAGGCGGACGTGCTCCACACGCCGGTGATGCCATTCGGGTACACGCCCCATCACATGGGTAAGGCGAATGAAGGGACCGGCACCATCTCGCTTGCAGTAGAGACCTATCGGAGACTCCTGCTGGACATCGGCCGTAGCCTCATCTTCCACGGGTTTAATAAAATCATCTTCGTTTCATTCCACAGCTTCAACGTGACGAACGCGGAGGAGGTGCTCTTTGCCCTTCGGAATCGGACCGGCGCTTTCGCGGCTTTCTACGGGGGGCGTGAGACTCCCGAGGCGCAGCGGATCCTGGAGTGTCCGGAAGACCAGATGGCAGGTGACCTCGAGGCATCCATGACCCTGGCTCTGCTAGATCCGGAGGAGGCTGGACGACCGGAGGACTACGCACGAACTTTTACCATCCACGCCCCAAAGTGGCTCGGCCCTGCGTTTTCGAAGCGCCCCGGGACAGGGATGGCGCTGGGGTTTCAGGGACAGGAGAACATCTGGATTGCGATGGAAGACTACGAATTCGTTGACCCCCCGGCGGGGGCGGAGGAGCGGCCCTCCCAGGCCAGCCGCGACAAGGGGCTGAAGTTGCTCGATGCGCTGTCGGGGCATCTTGCGGCATTCGTGCTCGAGGTCAAGAAGCTCGCCATCACGGCGGAGAACCGAGATTTTCCCGATCGGGTCCGTTAA